ATCATTATGAACAGTATTAGGGGAAGAATACTACTAGCTTTTTTAGCCTTAAGCTTATTGGTAACCCCTTTCGTAATTTTTTCGTACAGCTCCTATAAAAAGGTCAATAGGGCAAAGTACTTTAAAGAGCAGGTCGTTTTTTTCAATATTAACCGCTTAAAAGCGGCCAGTGCATTCTCCAATGTCCTTGATACTGATACTAAGATAGATTCTTTTTACCTATCTGGAACCACAAAAAACCTGAAACGTTACAAAAACTACGTAAGGGTTGCGGATGATGCCCTCCGGGAAGTAAAATCGTCCGAATTTTCACAGGATACCATTGTAGGTGGACGGCTTGATGCCATCCAGAAGAATATTGCAGCACTACAATCCATAATAGATACCGTACTTGCATTACAAGTAAAAAGGGGATTCAAGGATTTTGGCCTTGAAGGGAACATGAGGAAACACATTCATAGCCTCGAAAATGTTGACGGCATTACCTTGGCCGAAAACCTGATGTTGCGCAGACACGAAAAAGATTTTTTTCTCAGGGACGATCCCATCTATACCCAATTGTTAAATAGAAAATCAGATTCCATTATACAAAGGATGTCCGCAAATACCGAAAAAAATCAAAAATCAATAGACGTCCTTAAAAACTACCAGGAGAGTTTTAATGCCATTGTATCCCTCGAGCGCGAAATAGGAAACGAGAACAGGGGATATGTAAGGGAAATCTATGTTTTGAACCAAAGGTTGGACCATGGGATAAACCAGCTCTATCAAATAGTGGATACCAATCTGCAGCTATTGACCAATAGTATCCGTTCGTACATCGTGCTCTTTTTTGTCATTACGGTCGTTTTTGCAATCCTCTTCAGTATCTTTTTCTCAGGGCATATCGCCATTCCCTTGCAGCGTTTGGTAACGGACATGGACTATATAACGGAAAAAAACTTTGAAGGGGGGCTAATGGTACAACCGGGAATAAATGTAAGTGAAATCAATAGGCTTACCTCTACCTATAATTCGCTGATTGCAAAAATACGCCATCAAATCGTTGACCTTAATGAAAACAATAAAGCCCTCAATGGATTGAATGTAAAGCTTAAGGAGTCGGAAGAGGAATTAAAGGAAGCTTCTAGGGTAAAGGACAAATTTTTCTCCATAATCTCCCATGACCTAAGGGGACATACCGGTAATGTACTTTCTTTGGCCAAAATTCTTGACGAGGAATCTACCTTAAGTGAAAAAGAAAAAACGGTTTTCACCAAGTATTTGGTGGATTCCTCCCAAAACCTTCAACTTTTATTGGATAATCTGCTCAACTGGGCCAAGACTCAAATGAACGATCATGATATGTCCAAAAAAGCGTTCCACGTAAGCAAGCTTATCGAGGGCAACATGACACTGTTCAAGGACAATGCTCAGCGAAAGGGTATCGTTATGGAATTTGAACAAAGTAAGGTCTCAAAGGCATTTGCCGATAAGGACATGATGGATTTTGTGATACGGAACCTTCTTTCCAATGCATTGAAGTTCACTACCAAAGGAGATACGGTAACATTCCGTATTTCGGAAAAGGACAATTTTATAGTGATCAGTATTTCCGATACTGGAGTGGGAATGACCAAAAAACAAATGGATACCCTGATGAACGCCAATACGGAAGGCTATACCACCAAAGGAACACAGAACGAAATCGGAACCGGACTTGGCTTTTCCATTTGTAAGGATTTTGTGGAGAGAAATGGGGGTAAAATCAATATTTCCTCTGAGCGTGGTACAGGTAGTGTTTTTTCGTTTACGGTTCCCACCAGCCTAACCCGTGAAAGCATTCTTTCTTAGCCATCGATCACCTCTAATTTCGCAAAGCGCAGCAGCAATTTCTTCACGTCCCCCCTTTCGAACTGTATTTCCGCTTTTTTGTCGTTTCCAACCCCCTCTATTTTCAGTACTTTGCCCTTTCCAAAACGAGTGTGGTTCACCACGCTGCCGATAGCCAAATCCGGTGTTTCGGAAGAGGTGTGATCCGGGTTGCCAAGATTTGGTTTTAACTTTCTAAGTTTCCTTAATTGGTTTTCCGAAGGTTTGGGACCGGAAGGGGGTGTTCCATTTTTAGGTTTTACTTGACGCAACTTGCTTTTATCCACTTCTCCCCAAATATCATTGCCAATTAGGGATTTATAGCGATAGCTGTCGGTAATGGGGGTTAGATTTTCAATATATTGTTCATCCATCTCTTCCAAAAACCGACTGGGTTCGGCATCAATCAATTTTCCCCAACGATACCGATTGCGCGTGTAGGTAAGATACGCCTGTTTTTCGGCCCTGGTCAAAGCCACATAAAAGAGGCGGCGTTCCTCTTCCAATTCACTTCGGGTATTCATGCTCATGGCCGAGGGGAACAAATCTTCTTCCATCCCAACGATATAAACAAAGGGAAATTCCAATCCTTTGGCCAGGTGAATGGTCATCAAAGCCACCCTATCGTCATCGCCAATGTCCTTATCCATATCGGTCGCCAATGCTACATCTTCCAAAAATTCGGTAAGACTGCCCGTGGCCTCTGCCAATTCCTTCTGACCTTCCACAAAATCCTGGATACCATTGAGCAATTCCTCTATATTTTCCAATCGTCCTATACCCTCTGGCGTGCCGTCCTTCTTAAATTCCAACAACAGTCCCGTCTTTTTGGCCACGTGTTCCGCAAGGACAAAGGCGTCTGCGCTTTCGTTCAGGATTTGGAAGCTCTTGATCATGGTAACAAAATCCCCAAGTTTGTTTTTGGTACCAGAATTGATCTTCAAGTCCAGCTTATCCAAACGCTCCATGACCTCAAAAATCGAACGGTCGTAATGGTTGGCGGCAACGGTCAATTTGTCCACGGTAGTTTGTCCAATACCCCTGGACGGGAAGTTAATGACCCGTTTTAAAGCCTCTTCGTCCTTGGGGTTTACTACCAATCTTAAATAGGCAAGAACATCCTTTATTTCCTTCCGTTGGTAAAATGAAAGCCCGCCGTAAATGCGATAGGGAATATCCTTTTTTCTCAGGGCATCTTCAATTGCCCTGGATTGTGAATTGGTTCGATACAAAACCGCAAACGCCCCATTTCCAAGTTGTTGTTGCATTTTGTTCTCAAAAATGGAACTGGCTACATATCGACCCTCTTCGGCATCCGTATCACTTCGATGTATTTTTATTTTGTTACCATCATCATTGGCCGTCCATACCACCTTCTCCAATTGGTTTTTGTTTTTGGCGATAATGGAATTGGCGGCATTGACAATGTTTTTTGTGGAACGGTAGTTTTGTTCCAGACGGTATACGCCAACATCATCATAATCCCTTTGGAAATTGAGGATGTTACTGATATTGGCACCACGGAATGAGTAAATACTTTGAGCATCATCCCCCACCACACAAATGTTTTGATAGCGGTCCGCCAATGCCCTAACAATCAGGTATTGCGAGTGATTGGTGTCCTGATACTCATCCACCAATATGTATTTAAACCGTTCCTGATACTTCATGAGCACTTCCGGAAAACGGTTCAGCAGTTCATTGGTACGCAGCAACAGATCGTCAAAATCCATGGCTCCCGCCTTAAAACAACGATTTACATAGTTTTGATAAATCTCGCCCATCCTCGGACGCTTGGCCATGGCATCCC
The sequence above is a segment of the Muricauda sp. SCSIO 64092 genome. Coding sequences within it:
- a CDS encoding ATP-dependent helicase translates to MSYLDELNDAQRSPVLHKEGPLMVIAGAGSGKTRVLTYRIAHLMEQGVDSFNILALTFTNKAAREMKKRIADIVGASEAKNLWMGTFHSIFARLLRYDGDKLGFPSNFTIYDTQDSQRLIASIIKEMGLDKDIYKYKQIQNRISSYKNSLITVKAYFQNPELMEGDAMAKRPRMGEIYQNYVNRCFKAGAMDFDDLLLRTNELLNRFPEVLMKYQERFKYILVDEYQDTNHSQYLIVRALADRYQNICVVGDDAQSIYSFRGANISNILNFQRDYDDVGVYRLEQNYRSTKNIVNAANSIIAKNKNQLEKVVWTANDDGNKIKIHRSDTDAEEGRYVASSIFENKMQQQLGNGAFAVLYRTNSQSRAIEDALRKKDIPYRIYGGLSFYQRKEIKDVLAYLRLVVNPKDEEALKRVINFPSRGIGQTTVDKLTVAANHYDRSIFEVMERLDKLDLKINSGTKNKLGDFVTMIKSFQILNESADAFVLAEHVAKKTGLLLEFKKDGTPEGIGRLENIEELLNGIQDFVEGQKELAEATGSLTEFLEDVALATDMDKDIGDDDRVALMTIHLAKGLEFPFVYIVGMEEDLFPSAMSMNTRSELEEERRLFYVALTRAEKQAYLTYTRNRYRWGKLIDAEPSRFLEEMDEQYIENLTPITDSYRYKSLIGNDIWGEVDKSKLRQVKPKNGTPPSGPKPSENQLRKLRKLKPNLGNPDHTSSETPDLAIGSVVNHTRFGKGKVLKIEGVGNDKKAEIQFERGDVKKLLLRFAKLEVIDG
- a CDS encoding sensor histidine kinase, with protein sequence MNSIRGRILLAFLALSLLVTPFVIFSYSSYKKVNRAKYFKEQVVFFNINRLKAASAFSNVLDTDTKIDSFYLSGTTKNLKRYKNYVRVADDALREVKSSEFSQDTIVGGRLDAIQKNIAALQSIIDTVLALQVKRGFKDFGLEGNMRKHIHSLENVDGITLAENLMLRRHEKDFFLRDDPIYTQLLNRKSDSIIQRMSANTEKNQKSIDVLKNYQESFNAIVSLEREIGNENRGYVREIYVLNQRLDHGINQLYQIVDTNLQLLTNSIRSYIVLFFVITVVFAILFSIFFSGHIAIPLQRLVTDMDYITEKNFEGGLMVQPGINVSEINRLTSTYNSLIAKIRHQIVDLNENNKALNGLNVKLKESEEELKEASRVKDKFFSIISHDLRGHTGNVLSLAKILDEESTLSEKEKTVFTKYLVDSSQNLQLLLDNLLNWAKTQMNDHDMSKKAFHVSKLIEGNMTLFKDNAQRKGIVMEFEQSKVSKAFADKDMMDFVIRNLLSNALKFTTKGDTVTFRISEKDNFIVISISDTGVGMTKKQMDTLMNANTEGYTTKGTQNEIGTGLGFSICKDFVERNGGKINISSERGTGSVFSFTVPTSLTRESILS